The genomic segment cttcAGGTGAGAATTTGGTAACTTTGTCGTGATTGAGGAGGAAAAAGGAGggttctgattttttttcgaaaatgtaTACTAATCGGGAAAAAGACGAttccaaatttgtacattataCTTTCCATTTCGAAAAAAAAGCAGaggaaaattgttttaacatatttatttatctaatcaatactttttcatacaaacaataCCTCTATCCGACAGGTGTGCAATAAGACGTTCAACCGCGTGTCCACATTGATCTCCCACCGCAAGACCCACTCAGACGAGAAGCCCTACAAATGTCACATCTGTCCCAAAGGGTTCCACCAGAAAGGTTAACTACCAGATCATCAATCCTTCCTTCCCTTCTCTCTCTGCATAGCATATTCATGTTCACGCTGGGAAgtccggggtcagcgtaaaaataaactttaacattttaaagattcagCTTTGGTTTGCACCTACCCCCTGCCGGACGTCAATCCTCCATGGGCATGCTACTGTTTTATATAACGGCCAAGATTATGTGTCACTTAGTAGCCTCGTACGAAATCCACAGAAGGATATGGACTGGTCGTATTCTAGGGCGAAAACACACGCTACATTCATTTATTGTTCCGtagtattccataaataaatttcaagtactatttacttagtttttatacttacaaaGATGCTTTTGGTAattcagaaataatattatacttactcGTAGTAAGCTAAATCTATCTAAAACAAAGGTTATGgttccaaaattatttaccttcatgaatttttttttagatttaaaatatctctGTTTATGTTTcgaaattttaatcataacaTGCACCAACGTAAGTTGGTTATTgtcatgtaataaatatgttgttcAGGCAACCTCCGCAACCACCTGTTCACGCACACCAACGAGCGGCCCTACCGCTGCAACATCTGCCTCAAGGGCTTCAACCAGCAGTCCAACCTCGTCTGCCACAAGAACAAGGTACCTTGCTGCagctatatataatttttgactcGAAGCGCCCCccatttaaatgtatatttacattatttcatttaacagGCTCTAGTTTCAATGgtctatataaatttatcatcgtCTTACGGCACCACCAATTCTACTCTTACCAAAATTCTTGTGCAAACGTTTGGTGGATGTTTTTAAGctttagaataatattttatgcgtAATTTCTACAATCGTAGGCACATTCAGATGATGGTTGTAGCGCCGTGTCGTCGCGCAGAAATTCTTTACGTCTGCCGCAGCCAACGACTGCGCCGGCCACTCAATCAGATTCCTCCAGGTATATCTAATTAGAAATTAGATTATAGAATACGGATTATATGCAAGTCATAGATGTCTTTGCATATAATCCGTAGGacaattataagtattttggaTATACCTACCCTGCAATTTTAATAACTCGTTTAGGTAAATTGTCATGTTAATTTTGCAGATCATCAGCCGATCACTGTGAGGTATCATCTACGGTTGGTCCCTACTTGCCCTCAATCGAAGGCCCGTCCTCATCTTGGGGGTCCAAATGGATCGTCCCCAAGACCGAGCCCGGGGACATGTGGAGTCAAGATGGCAGCTGGGGGGTCGGGTCTGGGGTCATCGTGGACCCCATCAAGACATACCATATGGGAGTGGCATTAGCTACGAAGCAAACACCATTTGCTTTATTGAAGCCAGACAATGGAACCCCCGTGTTGGTGAAAGTCATTGATACCAAGCTACCTGGTGGGAAACAGGTTAGAAttttaatgcaaatatttgtatagttttatacttaaattgGGTATTACTGccattatacaaaaacaaGCCATTACTTGATATATGAAGCATCCCTTTGCATCCACATCCATTTCCCATTCTTATCATGAAATGTAATAACAATTACCCATTTTGTAGGgtatttcaatttttgaaaattccaaaattgttgaaaatttcTAAGTTATTGTTCCTTAGAAGTAGTGATTTTGAGAACCTCAAAAATGatgtattatacatttttagatGTTGGTACCAGCAACTGCCGAAGATCTGAAAGTCGGCGGTAAAATTGTTCTAAAAAGTGATGACCATATTGCACCCGTAagtatctattaaaattacaaccaGTTTATCATGCATCTATCTTGGCTTTATTAGGATGGAATCTGGCCGAAAAGGTAATATTTCGTTCACGCGGAATTAGCATACCATACCTGATGCTAAACAATCAAACAGCGTTCACTAGTACAATAAGTAGTTTGAAATTCTTCGTTCCAGTAAGtagttaaacattttcaaaaatattcgaaTGTTTCTTCAATTAAAATAGGCTGAGTTTTTAATCGTCTCctttttgttttgtcactgAAAGGATATGATTTGATATaagtcaaaaacaataaaaagcaCATTAAAAAACCAATTTAAATACCAAATCAGCTGTAGCGAGCAATTGGATAGTgagatttatttgtaaatcaaTATACACACTTAGGTCCAAAATTTGCCATTTCCCACCCAGGACGTGAACCCCGAGCCGTCGGGGTCGGCAGTCCAGATCCGCGTGCCGGTGGTCGCGACCGTGATCCCGAAGCTGCAGCGCGGCGGCCGCCTGCACCTCGCCGTCGAGGAGCCGCACCACGCCTACCACACCGCGCTCTCCGCCGACAGTGAGCTTGTATCTCTTATCTGTAGGATTGGAGACCAGACCTCCTAGTacagatttatattatgtccCATGAACTTGTCTGCTGGATCAGGAACAAGACCTGAGCCAGCTGTCAGCATTAAAGATTTATTCTTCTCCTACGCTACCTGCCAGTGATGTCTTATGCTTTATCTCTTGACTTTGTCAATCTCCTTTTACctctaaagtaaaattaataaaataaaaaacgaagtTATGCCCGTTATATTGACTGTATGATGACATCATATACTTAGgctaataaatttttatctccAGTCCTTCATAATGGCAACgatgatattgataaaaaaatcaacatatACGATAACAATACTGTCAatttaatagttatattttctatttgtaatGCATAActaatagtaaatattgtttgcaGTAGGCGAAGTGAAAGTGGAGCCATGTTCGAGCAAGTTGGAGCAGCTGTCAGCGGCGGGCTGCCAGGAGCCGATGCCGCGACTGACGCCGCTGCGGCCGCACGACAACGTCAATGTCTTCGACGACTCTGCCCTCAGACCTAGTATATATTGATGATGTTCTAATGGATGGATATAGTGACTTCGCTTAGATATAACGAGCCCAACAGGCCTGACAttgataaatagataattGTCTTTTCTACTAATTCATCTATGGTGATATCTGCTGAAACCTGCTCACATCGATCTTTACAGGGTTTTctccataatatttatctacatctagataagtatatttgaatttgGGACCTCTATTATAAGCTAcctatataacattttaaaattacagccgGCAGTCGCTTATCGTCGTCGTGTTCGCTGCCGCCGCCCGCACCGTCGCCGCCGCTCGACTTCATCCCGATGGATCTCTTTGAGCCTATGGAGTGTATACCTTTGGGTTAGCATCTAGAAGCAACACGtcttattctctctctctctctctctctctcatccccGCATGTTCCTGATTGCGTTTGGTGCCGTGACGCCGCTAAATCCAGGATTATATAccgaaaaaaataaccttgaaGTTACGAAAATTCTtatagttccctagtgtgtacaCATGTTTTATGTGGAAACGTGTTAGGTACTGCTACTTAACAAATTTCCACAACAACATAACCACAGAACATAAATACCTAGTTAAGATAAAGCTTTAGTTAAGTttcccaaataaaaatattaaaattattcatgccattttttttataaaattcttaaatcCCCAGGACCTCAAATAACAGCAGTGGGCCACATCGACCAGCCGCCGCCATCTGATGATTCTGATATTTTCATCGGGAAATTTGAAGTAAGAATAACgacaaatattttagaaattaataaaaaacatataattttcatcTGGATCATTACGAcagcaaaatttatttttggaaaataaaactttttttttaaatttaaacattcagttaaaaaaagtataattctgacatattattttgttacaggaGAGTATCCCGCTCTCTGACACGGAATAAACTGGATGtttttacaactttttgaaataatgttatttattttttgttggatGCCCAGAAGAATAAAGTCGTCgatttgttttagttttaagtgaAAATGCCTTTTGtttgataatgaaataaagCATGACttatacaaacatttaattgttttatatcagTCAGTTTCATAAATCTCAAAAAATCGTAAACAGAGAATATCTTATGAAATACCCATCCCGACTTCgatcgggtaaaaatatataaattcttcaggaatcagaaaagaaagaaatcatttatttggcaaacacataaaatccaaacattaaaCATCTAATggcgaaaaccgcatgaaaatccgcggtagtttttgagtttatcccgAAGAGACAGACGCAGCAGTAGAGGACTTTAATGCTATCCtatcttaattttttccaatatttaaagtaaatatcaaATGTGCTACACTCATTACACACATTACATTATATGCAGCCTCAACTATTCGGtggcaaattatttaaaatatataatcattctgaaccattataaatattaaaaataaaaaggcaaTCGTTACAAAATACCATAACATTGCACAAAATTGCACAAAAGATCTCTCATAGGAGGCAATTTCCTGTCCTCCGTGTAAATAATCCGTTATTATGACGTCCCGATGACGTCGCTATTGTACGCAGCGATATCGCCATAGTATCGTATTGTCATCGCCACGTGCCAGGAAATAGGCCCTTTGGTGTGGGGGAGTGTAGTGAGGAATACTGGCAATAGATGGCGTTAGTAGTTCTGAACAGAAAGAAAActagtttcaattttattttatctattttataacagTTGTATAGGCTAGTACTAACTTATAACAAATGAAAGTCAGCAATATTCTATGTTATGAAAATGCAATTAAGGTACAGTAGAATTCATTGGaactaaagaaaatataaatgatatcaAGTAATGTCTCTGAATAGTAAATGATCatctataaaacattaataatctAGCAATTGATTTTTACTTCTGTGACGAAGCGTGATGCGTATTTTCTTGATCtcaaataagtttaaaaaataattgcatctCGCATTTATTAGGTACTAGTCAGTACATTAAAATAGTTGTTCCCACATAAGTACACAGTCATGCCATTGGCTATATGAAGTGTGACAAtaggtttaaattttaacaatcacAATAATGATAATTGACCACATTTAAACTCAGAATTTGAGCGTTAGGCGAGGCATTCAATTTGCGTTAATGACAACCCGACCTACGCACCGGCGACCGCAGAAATCGCAAAAAAATCGCCATAACATTTAACAAGAAGAATGCGCCAATAAAACGCGAGTTACGTAGTCCAGTTTTTTACCAAAGAGTAGCGCGTGGCAAACACGtgactgaaaatattaaaactggtGTTAGATCTGACACGCGTCCTTTCCCAccaataaatagaaaatcttGACAACCCTGTTTCGTTAACCTATCACTTGAAGCACAAATGAGTTTCAactttatgtatgtaataagaaaattcaaattaaatggcAACCAATTCAGATTTTCTAACATAAACTACagagcaattttatttttactattttcgaCCTAAGGTTGAAAGTTCTTTGTAAgtgttgaaatataaattagggTTGTCCTCAATGGTCTTATGCCGCCCCCGACGGTTATCGAATAATGCGTCGGCACGTGTTGCCTgcgttttttataaaaaatttatatcgTGCGAACGGAGAAGTGGCGCGTCTGGTGCAGACTCGCGTCTCAGCGACAATGCAGAGGGGAACATACTGCAGATATTTGGAAGAATTCGCTGTAAATCCCaactgaatttaaattattatcgtGTGAGACGTGAGTTGGTTCTTCATTGGATTTAGTTTCTAGTATCTTTTGTTTCTGATCATTTTCTGCGGTTTATATTCTGgagacaatttaattatttttatacagctAATGTgaaaagattttcttttttttatagtaattactTAGCAGAC from the Plodia interpunctella isolate USDA-ARS_2022_Savannah chromosome 20, ilPloInte3.2, whole genome shotgun sequence genome contains:
- the LOC128678626 gene encoding zinc finger protein GLI1-like; translated protein: MMFSDEEIKEIPESTFMRSDDEIISIREVCLNDKFDKKDLGFSSESLLSNSGRNYLEVTRSLFRDGFFPEGLDPQQARFAWTEEDGNIAALVSEPGFGTTGQTTFGKDLDAALKSELKEADTSSSVTQSTSRSGLTFIRKPYSESQLVTSTSTSNERKNGQGARKVDKTDPRSRFHFVKYVKRHGRTVKLWECGICSREFQHQYTLMRHLPTHTDERNFHCDACGKSFRQLSTLSQHRAIHSAERPYTCEVCNKTFNRVSTLISHRKTHSDEKPYKCHICPKGFHQKGNLRNHLFTHTNERPYRCNICLKGFNQQSNLVCHKNKAHSDDGCSAVSSRRNSLRLPQPTTAPATQSDSSRSSADHCEVSSTVGPYLPSIEGPSSSWGSKWIVPKTEPGDMWSQDGSWGVGSGVIVDPIKTYHMGVALATKQTPFALLKPDNGTPVLVKVIDTKLPGGKQMLVPATAEDLKVGGKIVLKSDDHIAPDVNPEPSGSAVQIRVPVVATVIPKLQRGGRLHLAVEEPHHAYHTALSADIGEVKVEPCSSKLEQLSAAGCQEPMPRLTPLRPHDNVNVFDDSALRPTGSRLSSSCSLPPPAPSPPLDFIPMDLFEPMECIPLGPQITAVGHIDQPPPSDDSDIFIGKFEESIPLSDTE